One region of Leptotrichia trevisanii DSM 22070 genomic DNA includes:
- the murI gene encoding glutamate racemase, with amino-acid sequence MSIGVFDSGIGGLTVLKEIRKVLPSEKIYYLGDTARVPYGEKTKELIIRYSKEIVEFLLEKNVSAIVVACNTATALALNELKEIFKIPIIGVIEAGARTAINTTQNGKIGVIGTKATIKSGKYEEEIKLFNTKAEVLQKACPLFVPAVEEGILSGKLVNQIIKTYLDDFEGEIDTLILGCTHYPLLKDAISQIYPAIKIVDPAKETALDLKNILQKNEFLKNDARKNEEVKYYVTDGREKFKEIGIMFLEENINEVELIKL; translated from the coding sequence ATGTCAATTGGTGTATTTGACTCTGGAATTGGAGGACTGACAGTATTAAAGGAAATTAGAAAAGTTCTGCCAAGTGAAAAAATATATTATCTTGGGGATACCGCAAGAGTCCCATATGGAGAAAAGACAAAGGAACTAATTATCCGATATTCAAAAGAAATAGTTGAATTTTTGTTAGAAAAAAATGTAAGTGCTATTGTAGTGGCTTGTAATACAGCGACAGCCTTAGCTTTAAACGAGTTAAAAGAAATATTTAAAATTCCAATTATAGGAGTAATTGAAGCAGGTGCAAGAACGGCAATAAATACTACACAAAATGGGAAAATTGGAGTTATAGGAACAAAAGCGACGATAAAATCAGGAAAATATGAAGAAGAAATAAAACTTTTCAACACAAAGGCAGAAGTTCTTCAGAAAGCATGCCCACTTTTTGTGCCTGCAGTGGAAGAAGGAATTTTAAGCGGAAAATTAGTAAATCAAATAATAAAAACATATCTTGATGATTTTGAAGGGGAAATTGACACATTAATATTAGGATGTACTCATTATCCACTATTAAAAGATGCTATCAGCCAAATTTATCCAGCTATAAAAATAGTGGATCCAGCAAAAGAAACGGCTCTAGATTTAAAAAATATTTTGCAAAAAAATGAATTTCTAAAGAATGATGCCAGAAAAAATGAAGAGGTAAAATACTATGTAACAGATGGACGGGAAAAATTTAAAGAAATTGGCATTATGTTTTT